The Pseudophaeobacter arcticus DSM 23566 genome includes a region encoding these proteins:
- a CDS encoding cold-shock protein, giving the protein MASGTVKWFNSTKGFGFIAPDGGSKDVFVHISAVERSGLTGLADNQKVTFDIEPGRDGRESAVNLELA; this is encoded by the coding sequence ATGGCTTCAGGCACCGTAAAATGGTTTAACTCGACCAAAGGCTTCGGCTTCATTGCACCCGATGGCGGCAGCAAAGACGTATTTGTTCACATTTCTGCTGTTGAGCGTTCCGGTCTGACCGGTCTGGCCGACAACCAGAAAGTGACTTTTGACATCGAACCCGGCCGCGACGGTCGTGAGTCCGCTGTGAACCTCGAACTGGCGTAA